Proteins from a single region of Candidatus Methanosuratincola sp.:
- the tmk gene encoding dTMP kinase, translating to MPEIRRGIFIALEGVDGAGSTTQTRLLVNLLVDKGFSALATKEPNPAGFIEPAIRLSLAQPSGLPVVDALLFAADRADHVERLIKPALADRKIVVSDRYLESSIAYQCAQGLDERWILAINKYALKPDLTIIMDIDPEVSLKRKNSPPERYENSVFLKRVRQKFLERAERKGYEVVDASKPLAEVHAEIVRRVLPLLVSVASDLHR from the coding sequence ATGCCTGAAATCAGGAGAGGCATATTCATCGCCCTGGAGGGCGTGGATGGAGCGGGATCCACAACGCAGACGCGCCTGCTCGTGAACCTGCTGGTGGATAAGGGCTTCAGTGCCCTCGCGACCAAGGAACCAAACCCAGCCGGATTCATCGAACCCGCAATCAGGCTCTCGCTTGCCCAGCCCTCCGGTCTGCCCGTCGTGGACGCCCTCCTTTTCGCGGCTGACCGCGCCGACCACGTGGAGCGCCTAATAAAGCCCGCGCTCGCGGACCGCAAGATCGTGGTCTCGGACCGGTACCTCGAGTCATCGATCGCGTACCAGTGCGCCCAGGGCCTCGACGAGAGGTGGATACTCGCGATCAACAAATACGCCCTCAAGCCGGATCTGACAATTATAATGGACATCGACCCCGAGGTCTCGCTGAAGAGGAAGAACTCCCCCCCTGAGAGGTACGAGAATTCCGTGTTTCTCAAGAGGGTGAGGCAGAAGTTCCTCGAGAGGGCCGAGAGGAAGGGCTACGAGGTCGTCGACGCCTCCAAGCCCCTCGCGGAGGTGCACGCAGAGATCGTCAGGAGGGTCCTCCCGCTGCTGGTCTCGGTCGCTTCAGACCTCCATCGGTGA
- a CDS encoding ERCC4 domain-containing protein: MPSGAERQGETLLKFFKGKGTANDALELIVDRREAASQTARFLTALGVKIEYRTLKVGDYVVSDEVAIERKTYADLAASIVDRRLFSQAQALKECYPRPIILLEMGRDTETGVSREAIRGAVASMVLDFGIPVIAAEGPEDAAGFIVAIARRERKASEAPISLKDRRRPRTPDEEKEYVVASLPMVEASTARRLLAEFGTVQAVFSANEDDLQRVEKIGPKKAKRIREVASTPYGGFKGNAPKGQG, translated from the coding sequence TTGCCTTCTGGCGCCGAGAGGCAGGGGGAGACGCTCCTCAAGTTCTTCAAGGGGAAGGGGACGGCGAACGATGCGTTAGAGCTGATCGTTGACCGCAGGGAAGCCGCCTCCCAAACAGCCAGGTTTTTGACGGCGCTGGGCGTAAAGATCGAATACAGGACGCTCAAGGTCGGGGACTATGTTGTGTCGGACGAGGTCGCGATAGAGAGGAAGACGTACGCAGACCTAGCGGCCTCCATAGTGGACAGGAGGCTCTTCTCGCAGGCGCAGGCGCTCAAGGAGTGCTACCCGAGGCCGATCATCCTCTTGGAGATGGGAAGGGACACAGAAACCGGCGTTTCCAGAGAGGCGATCAGGGGGGCGGTTGCCAGCATGGTCTTAGACTTCGGGATCCCGGTCATCGCCGCGGAGGGTCCCGAGGACGCGGCGGGGTTCATAGTGGCGATAGCGAGGAGGGAGCGGAAGGCGTCCGAAGCCCCGATTAGCCTCAAGGACAGGAGGCGCCCAAGGACCCCGGACGAGGAGAAGGAGTACGTCGTGGCGAGCCTCCCGATGGTAGAAGCCTCGACTGCAAGGAGGCTCCTGGCTGAGTTCGGCACCGTGCAGGCGGTCTTCTCAGCCAATGAGGACGACCTCCAAAGGGTCGAAAAGATCGGCCCTAAGAAGGCAAAGAGGATCAGGGAGGTCGCCTCGACGCCCTATGGGGGTTTCAAGGGTAACGCCCCCAAAGGGCAGGGTTGA
- a CDS encoding Sjogren's syndrome/scleroderma autoantigen 1 family protein encodes MNARDSQVKRMADLLREGATMLSQACPECKTPLFRLSSGEVICPGCGRRVVFAKTSETERVAAQAVVASSLEEVLVAKISEVQSGLRASRDISEVEQHVRVLSSLFDLLGKVREAKR; translated from the coding sequence ATGAACGCCAGGGACTCGCAGGTCAAGCGCATGGCTGACCTGCTGCGGGAGGGGGCTACGATGCTCTCCCAGGCGTGCCCAGAGTGCAAGACGCCCTTGTTCCGCCTATCCAGCGGAGAGGTCATCTGCCCCGGGTGCGGCAGGAGGGTGGTCTTCGCCAAGACATCAGAGACCGAGAGGGTGGCCGCCCAGGCGGTCGTCGCTTCGAGCCTCGAGGAAGTGCTCGTGGCTAAGATCTCCGAGGTACAGTCCGGCCTCCGGGCTTCGAGGGACATCTCCGAAGTGGAGCAACACGTGAGGGTTCTCTCCTCGCTCTTCGACCTCCTCGGGAAGGTCAGGGAGGCTAAACGCTAG
- a CDS encoding UPF0147 family protein, which yields MSSDKMIQAINVLQRIADDNGVPRNIRRAASEAMKTLQGKAYTDAVKAANAISILEECGQDPNMPLFARTAIWQAISILEQVKD from the coding sequence ATGAGCAGCGACAAGATGATCCAGGCAATCAACGTCCTCCAGAGGATAGCTGACGACAACGGGGTCCCCAGGAACATCAGGAGGGCGGCCTCGGAGGCGATGAAGACGCTGCAGGGGAAGGCTTACACGGACGCTGTCAAGGCTGCGAACGCAATCAGCATACTGGAAGAGTGCGGCCAGGATCCGAACATGCCGCTCTTCGCCAGGACTGCGATATGGCAGGCGATAAGCATCCTCGAGCAGGTCAAGGACTGA
- a CDS encoding inositol monophosphatase family protein, which produces MALELLKGICEAEFSAISAFSARSPQSSLREVVQRGASGDLTKRIDKVAEDAAVSYLLSAGFNGSILSEELGLQRLGGYDYPLVVLDPVDGTTNATRGISLYSFSVALARGPRLSDVDSAVVMEIPSRRVFWAERGSGAFLEGEPIRANAAADLSRSLAGLDFNVRGDRQKVLEALPILLSVKHIRNLGSAALGLCYTACGALDFYLDNRRLLRVTDIAASVLILRESGAKVLDLEGNDLDCSLDLVERVGLVAGCEEVCREVLSLMRRNLRAKT; this is translated from the coding sequence ATGGCGCTGGAACTTCTCAAGGGAATCTGCGAGGCGGAGTTTTCGGCTATATCGGCATTCTCAGCGCGCTCGCCCCAGTCCTCCCTGCGCGAGGTGGTCCAAAGGGGCGCGAGCGGGGACCTGACAAAGCGGATAGACAAGGTGGCGGAGGACGCCGCAGTTTCGTACCTTCTCTCCGCGGGTTTCAATGGGAGCATCCTCAGCGAGGAGCTCGGTCTACAGAGGCTGGGCGGCTACGACTATCCGCTCGTAGTCTTGGACCCGGTCGACGGGACTACGAACGCGACGCGCGGGATATCACTCTACTCTTTCTCGGTCGCCCTCGCACGTGGTCCGCGTCTCTCGGACGTAGATTCCGCGGTCGTGATGGAGATCCCATCGAGGCGCGTCTTCTGGGCGGAGAGGGGGTCGGGCGCATTCTTGGAGGGGGAGCCGATAAGGGCGAACGCTGCCGCGGATCTCTCTAGGTCGCTGGCAGGTCTAGACTTCAACGTCAGGGGGGACCGGCAGAAGGTCCTCGAGGCACTGCCCATCCTGCTCTCGGTGAAGCACATCCGGAACCTCGGGTCTGCAGCACTCGGCCTCTGCTATACCGCCTGCGGCGCCCTAGACTTCTACCTCGACAACCGTCGCCTCCTCCGGGTCACCGACATAGCCGCGTCCGTCCTCATTCTCCGGGAGTCGGGCGCGAAGGTTCTGGATCTCGAGGGAAATGACTTGGACTGCTCACTCGACCTGGTCGAGCGTGTCGGTCTGGTCGCTGGGTGCGAGGAGGTGTGCAGGGAAGTCCTCTCCCTCATGAGAAGGAACTTGCGCGCAAAAACCTGA
- a CDS encoding signal peptidase I, giving the protein MRAHRWAMMWLFALAAVLGTYAAVSAFGRFLSGMEYYLASIIAWSAVTAAIILMDRRMHGGNLASLRLNKRLILNALYLAALQLAALISTGFFMGFGRTPYSLAPFFIIINTAFFGTSIVALEFARAYLVRSCSRKRVFLGLVLVSLLFTAISFNFAAYTTAFQGTRFFEFFGGRAIPAFAINLAASYLALLGGPASSLAYIFPLQAFQWLSPVLPNPDWAVRGLVNTTVPALGLLFLNEGVRTGILIRHGLIKKTDLRKFPKKSSALPWVMVLIVAMTILWIPTGLLGFKPTVVASNSMSPTLVVGDVVIAVPSDPSDINVGDLVQYTRVGYSILITHRVISIERSGSTYIITTKGDANNMVDDPISVTGKIGKVVQVIPKIGLATIYLRDFVSNLLQAGSRGSVAKTAVAPILSVSQMSGSQINVGDEKP; this is encoded by the coding sequence ATGAGGGCGCATAGGTGGGCAATGATGTGGCTGTTTGCGTTGGCGGCGGTATTAGGCACTTACGCGGCAGTAAGCGCCTTCGGCCGATTCCTGTCAGGGATGGAGTACTATTTAGCAAGCATTATCGCATGGTCCGCTGTGACAGCGGCAATCATATTGATGGACAGGAGGATGCATGGGGGGAACCTTGCGTCCTTAAGGCTCAACAAGAGGCTAATTCTTAACGCGCTGTATCTGGCAGCCCTTCAGCTTGCTGCCCTGATTTCTACGGGCTTCTTCATGGGGTTCGGGAGGACGCCCTACTCGCTTGCCCCATTCTTTATAATCATAAATACCGCCTTCTTCGGGACCAGCATAGTCGCATTAGAGTTCGCAAGGGCGTACCTGGTCAGGAGTTGCTCCAGGAAGAGGGTCTTTCTGGGGCTTGTGTTGGTTTCATTGCTCTTTACTGCAATATCTTTCAATTTTGCGGCATACACAACTGCGTTCCAAGGGACACGTTTCTTCGAATTCTTCGGCGGGAGGGCCATACCCGCATTCGCAATTAACCTAGCAGCATCGTACCTTGCACTCCTCGGTGGGCCGGCATCTTCGCTCGCGTACATATTCCCCCTCCAGGCTTTCCAATGGCTTTCCCCCGTTCTCCCAAACCCCGACTGGGCAGTGAGGGGGCTCGTGAACACAACCGTCCCGGCCCTCGGGCTGCTGTTTTTGAACGAGGGGGTCAGGACCGGAATTTTGATCAGGCATGGGCTGATCAAGAAGACGGATCTCAGAAAGTTCCCGAAGAAGTCCTCGGCACTACCCTGGGTGATGGTGCTCATTGTGGCGATGACAATACTCTGGATCCCCACTGGGCTGCTTGGGTTCAAACCGACGGTTGTCGCCAGCAACAGCATGAGTCCGACGCTCGTGGTCGGCGACGTCGTGATAGCGGTGCCATCAGATCCCAGTGATATAAATGTAGGCGACCTCGTCCAGTACACGAGGGTCGGGTATTCAATTCTAATAACTCACAGAGTAATTAGTATTGAACGATCGGGAAGCACCTACATAATTACTACGAAGGGCGACGCTAACAATATGGTCGACGACCCGATAAGCGTGACTGGGAAGATCGGGAAGGTCGTGCAGGTGATCCCGAAGATCGGGTTGGCAACGATCTACCTCAGAGACTTTGTCTCCAACCTCCTGCAGGCCGGTAGCAGAGGGAGTGTTGCAAAGACGGCGGTCGCCCCGATCTTGTCGGTATCACAGATGTCGGGCTCACAGATTAATGTAGGAGATGAGAAGCCTTGA
- a CDS encoding DUF5305 family protein — translation MKTSILKIAIVVFIIASTISAVGLAYAYMSPTESVETTTKAVYRHMGSYDYVAHLVPNLIYNRTEVGPEVQRVYTNLLEWMDLYFEYDFVINASLSSLDSDLSIKVALESPNRWGRELTLAEAVALANLSVEGIGFRLTLNKSSLDAFVRLIDLETGTTTAEYNLRVTPTISTSAVTTAGNVQENFVPEINVSFKQDTGGRYLTVSPIITSKDGKLVETKRVIYENVNMQRILFAVALLASLVGLAFTGWKDFRKRPPKGRSELVEQIMRENKDIIVKAEVEEEETTKRVEVKDFKELKKLAEILARPILHTLVDKEHQFSVIDNGTKYTYKISED, via the coding sequence ATGAAGACCTCCATATTAAAAATTGCAATCGTTGTATTCATAATAGCCTCAACAATAAGCGCCGTTGGCCTCGCCTACGCTTACATGAGCCCGACAGAGAGTGTAGAAACCACGACTAAGGCAGTCTACAGGCATATGGGCAGCTATGACTATGTGGCTCACCTTGTCCCTAACCTCATATACAACAGGACTGAAGTCGGCCCTGAGGTTCAGAGGGTCTATACCAACCTGCTCGAGTGGATGGATCTCTACTTCGAGTACGACTTTGTCATAAACGCGTCCCTCAGCAGCCTAGACTCGGATCTCTCGATCAAAGTCGCGCTGGAATCCCCGAACAGGTGGGGTAGGGAGCTGACTTTGGCTGAGGCGGTTGCCCTTGCGAACCTCAGCGTGGAAGGGATCGGATTCCGGCTCACATTGAACAAGAGTTCCCTGGACGCGTTCGTGAGGCTTATCGACCTTGAAACTGGGACGACCACCGCCGAGTATAACCTGAGGGTCACGCCGACGATATCGACCAGCGCAGTCACGACGGCCGGAAATGTGCAGGAGAATTTTGTGCCGGAGATCAATGTATCTTTCAAGCAGGACACAGGGGGGAGATACTTGACGGTCTCGCCAATCATCACTTCGAAGGATGGAAAGCTAGTAGAGACTAAGAGGGTGATATACGAAAACGTCAACATGCAGAGGATCCTGTTCGCGGTCGCTCTCCTGGCATCACTTGTAGGCCTCGCATTCACTGGGTGGAAGGACTTCAGAAAAAGGCCGCCGAAGGGTCGTTCCGAGCTAGTCGAGCAGATAATGAGGGAAAATAAGGATATCATAGTGAAAGCCGAGGTCGAGGAGGAGGAGACGACCAAACGCGTGGAAGTCAAAGACTTCAAGGAGCTGAAGAAGCTCGCCGAGATATTGGCACGACCGATCTTGCATACACTGGTTGATAAGGAGCACCAGTTTTCGGTGATAGACAACGGCACAAAGTACACGTACAAGATTTCCGAAGATTGA
- a CDS encoding winged helix-turn-helix domain-containing protein: MGKTKRALIDVLYAILEVADKKDGVNKTAIVYNANLNFLRAEEHIMLLINHGLLNVTGDRTKYRTTEKGREFLQRYRSLLQLISHKDDLRG, translated from the coding sequence TTGGGAAAAACAAAGAGGGCATTGATTGATGTCCTCTACGCAATACTAGAAGTTGCGGATAAGAAGGACGGGGTGAACAAGACCGCAATTGTCTACAACGCAAACCTGAATTTCCTCCGCGCAGAGGAGCATATAATGCTGCTGATCAACCACGGGCTCCTGAACGTCACTGGAGACAGAACAAAGTACCGCACCACAGAGAAGGGAAGAGAGTTCCTCCAACGGTATAGAAGCCTCTTGCAACTAATCAGCCACAAAGACGACCTAAGAGGCTGA
- a CDS encoding 4Fe-4S binding protein — protein sequence MCKWCTRHGAGKKWYMNARNYSNELADELRAKEYLTEQWENFEQVYIRKIMGISSIDLGYKLKLPIIGRILRWQAERMIHSEAVSRNPRRADGHFGQVIPLEEAKIILGNLAAEPIIENYCMCRWMQRGIKERCCINFGVLSTVIERLPRFIPENNTARISREEAMERIEEHNRRGYVSSVWFQPVPYINAICSCENPECGGLRLRRDFGLHTVYKSEYVMSVDADKCQACGMCVHKCQFGAIRLVPSLGRAIVDPRSCWGCGVCRHSCVHGALGLVPREEVPIARGMY from the coding sequence TTGTGCAAGTGGTGCACCAGGCACGGTGCAGGGAAGAAATGGTACATGAATGCCAGGAATTACTCGAATGAACTGGCGGACGAGTTGAGGGCCAAAGAGTATCTCACTGAGCAGTGGGAAAACTTCGAGCAGGTGTACATCAGGAAGATCATGGGGATCTCCTCAATCGACCTCGGATACAAACTCAAACTCCCGATAATCGGGAGGATCCTTCGATGGCAGGCCGAGAGGATGATCCACAGTGAGGCTGTGAGCCGGAACCCAAGGAGGGCAGACGGGCACTTTGGTCAGGTCATACCCCTCGAGGAGGCTAAGATCATACTGGGGAACCTCGCAGCCGAACCGATAATCGAGAACTACTGCATGTGCAGGTGGATGCAGAGGGGGATAAAAGAGAGGTGCTGCATAAACTTCGGGGTCCTCTCAACTGTAATTGAACGGCTTCCGCGTTTCATCCCCGAAAACAACACAGCGAGGATAAGCAGGGAGGAGGCGATGGAGAGGATCGAGGAGCACAACCGGAGGGGGTATGTTTCTTCGGTTTGGTTCCAGCCAGTCCCTTACATCAACGCGATATGCTCATGCGAGAACCCGGAGTGCGGGGGGCTTAGGCTCAGGCGGGACTTCGGCTTGCACACGGTATACAAGTCAGAGTACGTAATGAGCGTGGATGCCGATAAATGCCAGGCTTGCGGCATGTGCGTCCACAAGTGCCAGTTCGGCGCGATCAGGCTGGTCCCCTCGCTGGGGAGGGCGATTGTGGACCCGAGGAGCTGCTGGGGTTGCGGCGTCTGCAGGCATTCTTGCGTACATGGCGCGCTGGGACTAGTTCCCCGCGAGGAGGTCCCAATCGCAAGGGGGATGTACTAG
- a CDS encoding 4Fe-4S binding protein, with translation MGLPEKIRIEVDYEKCGENGKVDPRGCCRCLRICDPAVFIMHEALDIEQDPIDPNYWRITPVWNSLCTKCMKCVEVCPERAIRVWW, from the coding sequence TTGGGGCTGCCAGAGAAGATCCGGATCGAGGTGGACTATGAGAAGTGCGGGGAGAACGGCAAGGTCGATCCAAGGGGTTGCTGCAGGTGCCTCCGCATCTGCGACCCGGCTGTGTTTATCATGCATGAGGCGCTGGACATCGAGCAGGACCCGATCGACCCGAATTACTGGAGGATCACCCCTGTGTGGAACTCGCTCTGCACGAAGTGCATGAAGTGCGTTGAGGTCTGCCCAGAGAGGGCGATAAGGGTCTGGTGGTAG
- a CDS encoding N-glycosylase/DNA lyase, which translates to MSMPKMTAEAIARFNRLNSRGVSAVALEEGGRRLVVLFGGSISGDSFTSDDSEALAAILREQHGVAYAAWDFSSSVRPDEGTVVKYARLDFLGDLKRVIESVRPEVQERIREFEAVGSRMDPDEIFSELCFCILTANYTAEGGIRIQRLMGDQFKISPVDEVAACLRSAGHRFPNKRAEFICAARQLDGELLRTLQMDDQSARDWLVKHVKGIGCKEASHFLRNIGRKDLAIIDRHILRFLSRMGLIEVVPTSVTPKRYVSYERLLRAISSELGITLAELDLYLWYFMTGKVLK; encoded by the coding sequence ATGTCGATGCCAAAAATGACCGCCGAAGCTATCGCTAGGTTTAACAGGCTGAACTCAAGGGGGGTTAGCGCTGTAGCCCTAGAGGAGGGGGGCAGGCGCCTCGTTGTCCTTTTCGGCGGTAGCATCTCTGGCGACTCCTTTACATCCGATGATTCTGAAGCCCTCGCCGCGATCCTTCGGGAGCAGCACGGAGTGGCTTATGCGGCTTGGGACTTCTCGTCTTCCGTGCGTCCGGATGAGGGCACTGTAGTAAAATATGCGAGACTGGATTTCCTAGGCGATCTTAAGCGTGTCATCGAGTCGGTCCGTCCCGAGGTTCAGGAGCGCATTAGAGAATTCGAGGCGGTTGGGAGCCGGATGGATCCAGACGAGATCTTCAGCGAGCTCTGTTTCTGCATACTCACTGCGAACTACACGGCAGAGGGTGGGATTAGGATACAGCGGCTTATGGGAGACCAATTCAAAATTAGTCCGGTGGACGAGGTGGCTGCATGCCTGCGGTCGGCGGGTCACAGATTCCCAAACAAGCGCGCGGAGTTCATATGCGCCGCGAGGCAGCTGGATGGAGAACTTCTCCGAACACTCCAAATGGATGATCAAAGCGCGAGGGACTGGCTCGTAAAGCACGTAAAAGGGATCGGATGCAAGGAAGCCAGCCATTTCCTGAGGAACATAGGACGGAAGGATCTTGCAATAATCGACAGGCACATCCTCCGCTTTCTCAGCCGGATGGGTTTGATAGAGGTCGTTCCGACCTCCGTCACCCCTAAAAGGTATGTGTCCTACGAGCGTCTTCTCCGGGCTATAAGCTCGGAGCTCGGAATAACACTTGCTGAGTTGGATCTGTACCTCTGGTATTTCATGACAGGGAAGGTGCTGAAGTAG
- a CDS encoding peroxiredoxin — protein MIKISEIRTLPLIGDQAPAFSAQTTKGPINFPADYKGKWVVLFSHPADFTPVCTTEFVAFAKRYDKFKEMNAELIGLSIDQVFSHIKWEEWIAEKLKVEIPFPIIADNTGKIATLYGMLHPEAKGTQAVRATFIIDPDGIIRGILYYPLSVGRNMDEILRFLRALQVSDKENVALPANWPNNEIIGEKAIVPPPNNVKDARERLKKYEGFDWWFCYRKLEGEKK, from the coding sequence GTGATAAAAATTTCAGAAATTAGGACTCTACCTCTTATAGGTGACCAGGCGCCCGCATTCTCTGCGCAGACAACAAAGGGACCAATAAACTTCCCGGCAGACTATAAAGGGAAATGGGTGGTCCTCTTCAGTCATCCAGCTGACTTCACCCCAGTGTGCACCACAGAGTTCGTTGCTTTTGCAAAGAGGTACGACAAATTCAAGGAGATGAATGCAGAGCTGATTGGGCTCTCAATCGATCAGGTTTTTTCCCACATAAAGTGGGAGGAATGGATAGCAGAAAAGCTGAAGGTCGAGATCCCGTTTCCAATAATAGCTGACAACACGGGCAAGATAGCAACGCTGTATGGGATGCTGCACCCTGAGGCCAAGGGCACGCAGGCCGTCAGGGCCACCTTCATAATAGATCCTGACGGGATAATCAGGGGCATACTCTACTACCCACTCTCCGTGGGGAGGAACATGGACGAGATCCTGAGGTTCCTCAGGGCGCTCCAGGTCAGCGACAAGGAGAACGTGGCGCTCCCGGCGAACTGGCCCAACAACGAGATCATTGGAGAGAAGGCGATAGTCCCGCCGCCGAATAACGTGAAGGATGCCAGGGAGAGGCTCAAGAAGTATGAGGGTTTCGATTGGTGGTTCTGCTACAGGAAGCTCGAGGGGGAGAAGAAATGA
- a CDS encoding desulfoferrodoxin → MTERMQVYKCEVCGNIVMVMHAGPGQLVCCGKPMKLQNEKTADMGKEKHVPVVEKTEKGYRIKVGSTPHPMMPEHYIEWIEASTGDTVMIRFLTPEDLPEAEFETAKEVKKAREYCNIHSLWAFQK, encoded by the coding sequence ATGACAGAGAGGATGCAGGTCTACAAGTGTGAGGTCTGCGGCAACATCGTCATGGTGATGCACGCAGGCCCAGGGCAGTTGGTCTGCTGCGGGAAGCCCATGAAACTGCAGAACGAGAAGACCGCGGACATGGGCAAGGAGAAGCACGTCCCAGTTGTCGAGAAGACAGAGAAGGGCTACAGGATAAAGGTAGGGTCAACGCCGCACCCGATGATGCCGGAGCACTACATAGAGTGGATCGAGGCTTCAACAGGGGATACGGTTATGATAAGGTTTCTGACGCCCGAAGACTTACCGGAGGCGGAGTTCGAGACCGCCAAGGAAGTGAAGAAGGCAAGGGAGTACTGCAACATACACAGCCTCTGGGCATTCCAGAAGTAA
- the glnA gene encoding type I glutamate--ammonia ligase, with product MDCYLIGENMKNFKDAVWKEKVTQVVNEINENNIKFARLQFTDLNGVLKSLAVSTKNIESIFENGQSFDGSSITGYRSIEESDMVLYPDPTTYAMIPWRAKEKSSCRLICDVYTPDNKRFEGDPRYILERAMGKCKDAGFRFFCAPELEFFVVREEENSLLPKPIDMAGYFDFHPGDLTDELRREIADMAEMFGINIEISHHEVALGQNEIDFKYDEGLATADRAITMKMVTKVVAAKNGYIATYMPKPFFGVNGSGMHVHQSLWNLDLTRNMFYSEDPNSNYLSDIARYSIGGQLKHGREMCSVLASWPNSYKRLVPGYEAPVYVAWAFKNRSPLIRVPNFGGRKNAARFEIRCPDPAGNPYLQFAALSMAMLDGIKKKIDPGPPTELNVYKLSYDERKARNIISLPESLKEALDETERSEFMKEVLGETAFENYLSVKRKEWDAYRIQVTNWEVERYIRRL from the coding sequence TTGGATTGTTATTTGATCGGTGAGAATATGAAGAACTTCAAGGATGCCGTCTGGAAGGAAAAAGTGACCCAAGTGGTCAATGAGATAAACGAGAACAACATAAAATTTGCCAGGCTCCAATTCACGGACCTGAACGGGGTGCTCAAGAGCCTGGCGGTGAGCACCAAGAACATAGAAAGCATCTTCGAAAACGGGCAGTCTTTTGACGGCTCCTCCATCACCGGGTACAGGTCGATCGAGGAGTCTGACATGGTGCTCTACCCTGACCCGACCACGTATGCGATGATCCCGTGGAGGGCCAAGGAGAAGTCCTCTTGCAGGCTGATCTGCGATGTTTACACCCCGGACAACAAGAGGTTCGAGGGGGACCCGAGGTACATCCTCGAGAGGGCAATGGGGAAGTGCAAGGACGCTGGCTTCAGGTTCTTCTGCGCCCCGGAGCTCGAGTTCTTCGTTGTGAGGGAAGAGGAGAACTCGCTGTTACCTAAGCCGATAGACATGGCAGGGTACTTCGATTTCCACCCCGGTGACCTTACAGACGAGCTCAGGAGAGAGATCGCGGACATGGCGGAGATGTTCGGGATCAACATCGAGATCTCACACCACGAAGTCGCCCTAGGGCAGAACGAGATAGACTTCAAGTACGACGAGGGGCTGGCGACGGCGGACAGGGCCATAACGATGAAAATGGTCACGAAGGTGGTTGCGGCGAAGAATGGCTACATAGCCACCTACATGCCCAAGCCGTTCTTCGGCGTAAACGGTTCGGGGATGCACGTCCACCAGAGCCTCTGGAACTTGGACCTCACTAGGAACATGTTCTACTCGGAGGATCCGAACTCAAACTACCTGTCCGACATCGCCAGGTACAGCATAGGCGGTCAACTGAAGCACGGAAGGGAGATGTGCTCGGTTCTAGCCTCCTGGCCGAACTCGTACAAGAGGCTCGTCCCCGGGTACGAGGCGCCTGTCTACGTGGCTTGGGCGTTCAAGAACCGATCGCCGCTTATCAGAGTCCCGAACTTCGGAGGAAGGAAGAACGCGGCGAGGTTCGAGATCCGCTGCCCGGATCCCGCAGGGAACCCGTACCTCCAGTTCGCAGCACTTAGCATGGCTATGCTGGACGGCATAAAGAAGAAGATAGACCCGGGACCGCCGACCGAGCTGAACGTCTACAAGTTGAGCTACGATGAGAGGAAGGCGCGGAACATCATCTCGCTCCCCGAGTCGCTGAAGGAGGCGCTCGATGAGACGGAGAGGAGCGAGTTCATGAAAGAGGTTCTCGGCGAGACAGCCTTCGAGAACTATCTCTCGGTGAAGAGGAAGGAGTGGGACGCGTACCGCATCCAGGTGACAAACTGGGAGGTCGAGAGGTACATACGAAGGCTCTAG
- a CDS encoding methytransferase partner Trm112 — protein MKRRLLEILACPMCRHHPLELFVFKEDGEEIDEGALVCSNCNRWYPIIETIPHMLPDDMRKSDEELGFMEKWKDSFPKETIEKGKPFNLGSVSKSKT, from the coding sequence ATGAAGAGGAGGCTATTGGAAATCCTTGCCTGCCCCATGTGCAGGCATCACCCGCTGGAGCTTTTCGTCTTCAAGGAAGATGGAGAGGAGATCGACGAGGGGGCGCTCGTCTGCAGCAACTGCAATAGGTGGTACCCCATAATCGAGACGATACCCCACATGCTGCCGGACGATATGCGCAAGTCTGATGAGGAGCTGGGATTTATGGAAAAATGGAAGGACAGCTTCCCGAAGGAGACTATTGAAAAAGGCAAGCCATTCAACCTCGGTTCGGTATCAAAAAGTAAAACCTAG